The proteins below come from a single Papaver somniferum cultivar HN1 chromosome 11, ASM357369v1, whole genome shotgun sequence genomic window:
- the LOC113325074 gene encoding zinc finger MYM-type protein 1-like, whose protein sequence is MWIALELGLQKSKTIDKHVQEQINKEQQRVIEIMDSVMDGVMYLAKNSLAFRGGSDKIYTRNNGNFLSLMEVIAKHDPVLNIHLRRIVKKETHYHYLSHKLQNELITMVADKIKSSIVEKIRNAKYYSIILDFTPDRSHEDQMYIVVRCVDVSQVPAKVEEFFLGFLNVDDSTGECLFSELEDVLEKLILNIDDIRGQGYDNGSNMKGKEKERRVRKRKRHFDDDPSEETVSLPVCDNKPTISLTKNLVLHGRSKHIDIKYHYIRELVSNKEIDVEFVESEEQVADIFTKSLKANTFIYLRGKLGMISKEYLVLREDVEE, encoded by the exons ATGTGGATTGCTCTAGAATTGGGATTGCAGAAAAGTAAAACGATCGATAAACACGTGCAAGAGCAAATCAACAAAGAGCAACAACGTGTGATAGAAATAATGGATAGTGTAATGGATGGGGTAATGTATCTTGCAAAAAATAGTTTAGCATTTCGTGGTGGAAGTGATAAAATTTATACAAGAAACAATGGTAACTTTTTGAGTTTGATGGAGGTAATTGCGAAACATGATCCGGTGTTAAATATCCATCTACGACGTATTGTTAAGAAGGAAACTCATTATCATTATCTTAGTCATAAGCTTCAAAATGAGCTTATAACCATGGTTGCAGATAAAATTAAGAGCTCGATTGTCGAGAAAATTCGCAATGCTAAGTATTATTCTATTATACTTGATTTTACTCCAGACAGAAGTCATGAGGACCAAATGTATATTGTGGTAAGATGTGTAGATGTTTCTCAAGTTCCAGCAAAAGTAGAAGAATTTTTTCTTGGATTTTTGAATGTGGATGATTCAACAGGTGAATGTCTTTTCTCTGAGCTTGAAGATGTATTGGAAAAACTCATTCTTAACATAGATGATATAAGAGGGCAAGGATATGACAATGGTTCAAAcatgaaaggaaaagaaaag GAACGACGTGTTAGAAAGCGAAAGAGACATTTCGATGACGATCCTAGCGAGGAGACGGTTTCATTACCAG TTTGTGACAATAAGCCAACAATTTCACTAACTAAGAATCTTGTGCTTCATGGAAGAAGTAAACACATTGATATTAAGTATCATTACATCAGAGAGCTTGTCAGTAACAAGGAGATAGATGTGGAGTTTGTTGAAAGTGAAGAGCAAGTggctgatattttcaccaagtctttgaaggCTAATACTTTCATTTACTTGCGTGGAAAATTGGGAATGATTAGCAAAGAGTATCTTgttttaagggaggatgttgaagaataa